In Scheffersomyces stipitis CBS 6054 chromosome 8, complete sequence, one DNA window encodes the following:
- the SAN1 gene encoding mating-type transcriptional regulator (putative): MNSNNRETTSPGGNNPSADSSTNMTDAEYIGNLLNNTNTNATNSNSTNSGPTNSNSTNSNSTNTSTHNTSSSGNNSSATGNGNGNTSPMRRMPSSASSNSGNTSSSSSRIFSAFNRSHRAELGLFDRFRDTVSGLYRSNRTSREGSHQPNSATQTSTDIPTVVPQAAQLETTATIDTSGPTTGPSASTFNSESDYTRAIVITVNYVFSDENNPQYPNRAGSLIMSLPNNSSNRDPRVIQEFIRLATQMAYSTIINGLHKEKGVTLCKFNSFPSVKEADLGDSRACSICFDEFDMVEAEKEKSLVDESDDELVVVKKRRIDELRSAATSESNSRVQSDDESDSAIPPSNNILESTSIDSTNTDLPNTDPASTSNTNPTNTNTPSTNEESAEPKYLSEYTGVFDHSPIRMTCGHIFGKDCLSEWLKEHTTCPLCRDSVAEPTSRTNSSNVTIFNLPTNSSRPTTTEAHVDINETTTPQEETSIDSDTVYREADRFHYFPLSGGSARPLRRVLRSGSGISDAAAEQTERDYSTSHSQFSHILGFLRRQRTGNHPEPLFPTGISSRRTANGIETRSTDEDDDAASEILDFMNLHEFNPPVNSDSANTISEA, encoded by the coding sequence ATGAATAGCAACAACCGTGAAACCACTAGTCCAGGCGGGAATAACCCGTCTGCTGACTCTTCCACTAACATGACAGATGCCGAATATATTGGCAATCTTTTGAACAACACTAATACAAATGCAACTAATTCAAACTCAACTAATTCAGGCCCGACTAATTCAAACTCAaccaattcaaattcaactAACACAAGTACACACAATACAAGCTCTTCTGGCAATAATAGCAGTGCCACTGGCAATGGAAATGGGAATACTTCCCCCATGAGAAGAATGCCTTCTTCAGCATCGTCCAATTCTGGTAAtacttcatcatcttccaGCCGCATATTCTCTGCATTTAATAGAAGTCATAGAGCGGAGTTAGGTCTTTTTGATAGATTTAGAGATACGGTTTCGGGTTTGTACCGTTCCAACAGAACCAGCAGAGAAGGTAGTCACCAGCCTAACTCTGCTACACAGACTTCTACAGATATACCTACTGTTGTGCCACAGGCTGCTCAGCTTGAAACAACTGCTACAATCGATACCAGCGGCCCTACCACTGGACCTTCTGCTCTGACTTTCAACAGTGAAAGTGACTATACTCGTGCTATAGTCATCACCGTTAACTATGTGTTTTCTGACGAGAACAACCCTCAGTATCCCAACAGGGCCGGATCATTGATCATGTCACTCCCCAATAATTCATCCAATAGAGACCCCAGAGTAATCCAGGAGTTCATCAGATTGGCCACACAAATGGCTTATTCCACCATCATTAACGGTTTACACAAGGAGAAAGGTGTAACTCTTTGtaaattcaattctttccCGAGTGTTAAGGAAGCTGATTTGGGCGATTCTCGAGCATGCTCTATCTGTTTTGACGAATTTGACATGGTAGaagcagaaaaagaaaaatcatTGGTAGACGAAAGTGATGATGAGCTAGTTgtagtgaagaagagaagaatagacGAACTAAGACTGGCTGCTACGAGCGAAAGCAATAGCAGAGTACAATCCGATGACGAATCAGACTCGGCTATTCCTCCCTCGAACAACATTCTTGAAAGCACTTCCATCGACTCCACAAACACCGATCTACCCAATACAGACCCTGCAAGTACATCGAATACAAATCCAACTAATACAAATACACCCAGCACCAATGAAGAGCTGGCAGAGCCAAAGTACTTATCTGAGTACACTGGGGTTTTTGATCATAGCCCAATCAGGATGACTTGTGGTCATATCTTTGGAAAGGATTGTCTTTCGGAATGGTTAAAAGAGCACACTACTTGCCCATTGTGTAGAGATTCAGTCGCAGAACCAACGTCAAGAACGAATTCAAGCAATGTGACAATCTTTAACTTACCTACCAACTCTAGTCGTCCAACTACAACCGAAGCTCATGTTGACATTAACGAGACTACGACTccccaagaagaaacctcaATTGACTCAGATACCGTTTATCGGGAAGCTGACAGATTCCACTACTTTCCTTTATCAGGAGGTTCAGCGCGTCCTTTGAGAAGAGTTCTCAGATCTGGAAGCGGTATATCTGATGCGGCAGCAGAACAGACAGAAAGAGACTACTCTACCTCACACAGCCAGTTTTCTCACATCTTGGGCTTTCttagaagacaaagaacaGGCAACCATCCTGAGCCATTGTTTCCAACTGGAATTTCCAGCAGAAGAACAGCCAATGGTATTGAGACGAGACTgactgatgaagatgacgatgcTGCTTCGGAAATTCTCGATTTCATGAATTTGCATGAGTTTAATCCTCCGGTCAATTCTGATTCAGCGAACACTATTTCTGAAGCAG
- the GEA2 gene encoding GDP/GTP exchange factor for ARF, which yields MINECMTISSAMRKMTRYSQSGVAAILGAGDLFNGEDDAIANSLGLSSTVNNSNNGHRQSNHNPLLSSFLQLRSILMEAKDLYEIDSLTLLQPFLLVIKSSSTSGHITSLALNSVSKFLNYEIISYKSRNLQSTLIQIMSSLTVCRFEAADQNSDDAVLLKVLRLMEAIIESPLSDLLPNEVISDVVQICLSLACNKKRSEVLRKAAEMAMVSITFRIFSQLKYIEPETESVEELQANFQDTKLPEDIIGGTDIKPSKKTSAPNKEEVADEEESFGILCINEFLGVLIYMISPSNQYQHMESTRVFALSLINTAIEVAGQEIPKHPTLILLVSDLVSKHVLQIITTTESPALLQAALQLFSTVAIVLGRSLKSQFELTLTLIFQSILPDSGKRQNDTINGANVSTRNSSSKEMLVESLSLLWTRSPVFFTHLFIDYDCDFDKSDLATKFIEFLCQLSLPESAVTTTDNVPPICLEGILSLIGGINDRIKSLKSDLNDAPLHSMINDREKKTLFIKCTDLLNDKPKEGVKALEKEGFIKSASDLKEVASFFFHKSGRLNKKVLGEFLAKPSNSDLLRYFIDLFDFTDLRVDEALRILLKAFRLPGESQQIERVVELFAQRYVDCQPELVDGQDMDEIVRPDRDSVFVLSYSVIMLNTDLHNPQVKQQMVLDDYRRNLRGVYNGRDFPEWYLSKIYNSIKDREIIMPEEHHGTDKWFDDVWHNLISSLAPTSKDKSEFSWVEICQFDKVLFKAVVDTLIDTLVGVFKEASDDHIITRLMSSIDKCANICLYYNLSDSVDRLLNALTDLTSLTNKSYRISGTDDNLREEIPITQIKIEKKEEAITVSEMAVWFGRDFKAQLSTVVLFRLIKKTDSKITQSWGKIIKIILTLFENCLINPNLFSEFQKKIKLSPLPKVKPRYIIKRVKPLNNSGILSTFSSFLKGYSDDPPEPTDHEIESTLSTIDCVKSINVPAIFEVVSKGPPDDLKYFVKLVLNSLPEYSKDTKRYYETEILFLLEIAVCFCLLLDDIELITEVSDKLNPPEISKKGQLRLIAYKLLLARRGNSKINVSASIKTLAEFDKEIINKQGGQLLQPLLSLIDDDAWCCKELLNDNEYWKVLRFFASIQIYASDILEFMSGIVKNAPQDITPSNYIAFLGLLDEISSLGAIGSQYEQENEKLGSNQDITYFKDLVELSKKSISLTSELSAVIKRPEFKGKELTYTLIQALAHQCFNPCRDVRSFALNSLQAMVLSIDINEELTAFGIFEYGLFPLLSELSKSEVLQTDIHGFVKTQTETLTLVSKVYLHYCVDLKQEETDGVWLGILDNFITFHDQESKLKKENSFKEAGAELLKNMILVLQDNGTLSKDKEILWNESWSKIDKIYPGLRDELDPEPLSEKNKENIVDTAAEGGEEKKIETDGDN from the exons ATGATCAACGAGTGTATGACCATCTCGTCTGCCATGAGAAAGATGACTCGTTATTCCCAAAGTGGAGTAGCAGCTATTCTTGGGGCTGGAGATCTCTTCAATGGCGAAGACGATGCCATTGCCAACAGCTTGGGTTTGTCATCCACCgtcaacaactccaacaatggCCACCGTCAAAGCAACCACAATCCTTTACTCTCCAGCTTCTTACAATTGAGATCCATCTTGATGGAAGCCAAAGATTTGTACGAAATTGACAGCTTGACGTTGTTACAGCCTTTTTTGCTTGTTATTAAGTCGTCGTCAACTTCTGGCCACATAACCAGCTTGGCTCTAAACTCGGTAtccaaattcttgaactACGAAATCATCTCCTACAAGTCGAGGAATTTGCAGAGCACTTTAATCCAAATCATGTCGTCCTTGACTGTATGTCGTTTTGAGGCTGCCGACCAGAACTCTGATGATGCCGTGTTGTTAAAGGTCCTCAGATTGATGGAAGCCATCATTGAGAGCCCGTTGTCTGACTTGTTGCCCAATGAAGTCATCTCCGATGTAGTACAAATCTGCTTATCCTTGGCATGTAATAAAAAGAGAAGTGAAGTATTGAGAAAGGCTGCAGAAATGGCCATGGTCTCGATTACTTTCAGAATATTCAGTCAATTGAAATACATTGAACCAGAAACTGAAAGCGTCGAAGAATTGCAGGCGAACTTTCAAGACACCAAGTTACCTGAAGACATTATAGGAGGAACTGATATAAAGCCGTCT aagaagacttcgGCCCCAAATAAAGAGGAAGTAGccgatgaagaagagtcttTTGGTATTCTCTGTATCAATGAGTTTTTGGGTGTTTTGATCTACATGATTTCTCCGTCTAACCAATATCAACACATGGAAAGTACTAGAGTATTTGCATTATCCCTCATTAATACTGCAATAGAGGTAGCTGGACAAGAGATACCTAAACATCCAactttgatcttgttggtttCTGACTTAGTTTCCAAGCATGTCTTACAAATTATTACAACAACTGAGTCGCCAGCATTATTACAGGCTGCTCTCCAATTGTTTTCAACTGTCGCAATCGTTCTTGGAAGACTGTTGAAGTCACAATTTGAGTTGACATTGACCTTAATATTTCAGTCCATTTTGCCAGATTCAGGAAAGAGACAAAATGATACTATCAATGGTGCAAATGTTTCAACTAGAAATTCTTCCTCTAAAGAGATGTTGGTAGAATCTCTTTCCTTGTTATGGACTAGATCTCCAGTTTTCTTCACTCACTTATTCATAGACTACGACTGTGACTTTGACAAGTCTGATTTGGCTACCAAGTTCATCGAGTTCTTGTGCCAACTCTCATTACCAGAGTCTGCCGTTACCACCACTGATAATGTTCCACCAATCTGCTTGGAAGGAATTTTGTCATTGATTGGCGGTATCAACGACAGAATTAAATCCTTGAAGAGTGATTTAAATGATGCTCCACTTCACTCGATGATTAATGatagagaaaagaagacattATTCATTAAGTGTACCGATCTATTAAATGATAAACCAAAAGAAGGCGTCAAAGCATTAGAAAAGGAAGGATTTATTAAGTCCGCAAGCGACCTTAAGGAAGTCgcttccttctttttccaTAAGTCAGGtagattgaacaagaaggtGTTAGGTGAATTTTTAGCAAAGCCTTCGAACTCGGATTTGTTACGGTACTTCATTGACCTATTTGATTTTACGGACCTAAGAGTTGATGAAGCCTTGCgaatcttgttgaaagcTTTCAGATTACCCGGGGAATCTCAGCAGATTGAAAGGGTGGTTGAATTATTTGCTCAAAGATACGTTGATTGTCAACCGGAACTTGTCGATGGCCAGGACATGGACGAAATCGTAAGGCCAGATCGTGACTCTGTCTTTGTGTTATCGTACTCCGTCATTATGTTGAATACTGACTTGCACAACCCACAGGTTAAACAGCAAATGGTGCTTGACGACTACAGGAGAAACTTAAGAGGGGTATACAATGGAAGGGACTTCCCGGAATGGTATTTGTCAAAAATTTACAACTCCATCAAAGACCGTGAGATCATTATGCCTGAAGAGCATCATGGTACTGATAAATGGTTCGATGACGTATGGCATAACTTGATTTCAAGTCTTGCGCCAACAAGTAAAGACAAATCCGAGTTTTCTTGGGTGGAGATATGTCAGTTTGATAAAGTGTTGTTTAAGGCAGTTGTTGATACTTTAATTGATACACTTGTTGGTGTGTTCAAAGAAGCTTCTGATGATCATATTATCACCAGATTAATGTCTTCAATAGATAAGTGCGCTAACATTTGTTTGTATTACAATCTATCTGATTCCGTTGATCGTTTGTTGAATGCTTTGACAGACTTAACATCTTTGACCAATAAAAGCTACAGGATTTCTGGGACTGACGATAACTTACGAGAGGAAATACCAATTACTCAAATCAAGAtcgaaaagaaagaagaagccattaCTGTCAGTGAAATGGCCGTTTGGTTTGGTAGAGATTTTAAGGCTCAATTGTCGACGGTCGTTCTATTCAGATTAATCAAGAAGACTGACAGCAAGATTACTCAGTCTTGGGGTAAGATCATAAAGATTATTTTGACATTGTTTGAGAATTGTTTGATAAATCCTAACTTGTTCAGCGAATTtcaaaagaaaatcaagCTTAGTCCATTACCTAAAGTTAAGCCAAGATATATCATCAAGAGGGTTAAGCCATTGAATAATTCTGGTATCTTGTCGACGTTCTCGTCATTCTTGAAGGGCTATTCTGATGATCCTCCTGAGCCCACAGATCATGAAATTGAGTCCACCTTGTCCACTATCGACTGTGTGAAATCCATTAACGTACCAGCCATCTTCGAGGTTGTATCCAAGGGACCACCTGATGACTTAAAATATTTTGTTAAACTCGTTTTGAATTCGTTGCCAGAGTATAGTAAGGATACAAAAAGATATTATGAGACAGaaattctctttttgttggaaattgcGGTCTGTTTCTGTTTGTTATTAGATGATATTGAATTGATTACTGAAGTCTCGGACAAGCTCAACCCACCAGAAATATCCAAGAAGGGCCAACTTAGATTAATTGCATACAAGTTACTTTTGGCCAGACGTGGTAATTCGAAGATTAACGTTTCTGCTTCCATTAAGACTTTAGCTGAGTTTGATAAGGAAATCATTAACAAGCAAGGCGGTCAATTACTTCAACCATTGTTATCCTTGATTGATGATGACGCTTGGTGTTGTAAGGAATTGTTAAATGACAATGAATACTGGAAAGTATTAAGGTTCTTTGCTTCTATCCAAATTTATGCATCTGATATTCTCGAATTCATGTCTGGAATTGTCAAGAATGCTCCTCAGGACATAACGCCATCTAATTATATTGCATTTTTGGGATTACTTGATGAGATTTCCTCCTTAGGAGCTATTGGCTCTCAGTACgaacaagagaatgaaaagCTCGGTTCGAATCAAGACATAACTTACTTCAAGGACTTGGTGGAactttccaagaaatcaatatcATTGACTTCTGAATTATCTGCTGTGATAAAGAGACCAGAATTCAAGGGCAAGGAATTGACCTACACATTGATTCAAGCATTGGCACACCAGTGTTTCAATCCATGTCGCGATGTTCGTTCTTTTGCTTTGAACTCCTTGCAAGCAATGGTTTTATCTATTGACATCAACGAAGAGTTAACTGCATTTGGAATATTCGAGTATGGATTGTTTCCATTGTTATCGGAATTGTCCAAGAGTGAAGTTTTGCAAACCGATATTCACGGTTTTGTCAAGACGCAGACTGAAACATTGACCTTGGTCAGCAAGGTTTATCTTCACTACTGTGTCGACTTGAAGCAGGAAGAAACTGACGGTGTTTGGTTAGGAATATTGGATAACTTTATTACATTCCACGACCAAGAAAGCAAGctcaagaaagagaattcGTTCAAAGAAGCAGGAGCCGAATTACTCAAAAACATGATTCTAGTACTACAAGACAATGGTACTTTGAGCAAGGACAAAGAGATCCTCTGGAACGAATCATGGCTGAAGATAGATAAGATTTATCCCGGTTTAAGAGACGAATTGGATCCGGAGCCGTTGTCTGAGAAGAATAAAGAGAATATAGTCGACACGGCTGCTGAGGgtggagaagagaagaaaatcgaAACAGACGGAGATAACTAA
- a CDS encoding predicted protein (go_process protein folding) — translation MKVEPVRPHVYLDISIGARDVGRIVIELFDDLAPKSTENFINLCDGVSLDGEILGYKNNVFHRVIKNFVIQAGDLKYGQFSSVDAYYQEDIGKGNISTVDPPNMIEGENLSEALDAPFKVCMANSGDKNANGSQFFITTYPSPHLTGRHSVFGRVIHGKSVVREVERVNTNKENIPKKEEIVLIKDCGKWDESMPVPIFNASYDTRGGDIYEEFPDDDEHIDKESSESVYEAASRIKESGTLLFKAGKKQEAFLKYRKCMRYIMEYIPDQDQEPEWYEKYIDLKKKVYLNLSLVCLQLKNYVKAVDYSSYLLEMDNASSQEKAKAHFRKGSGLIELKKNNLALVDLEAANKLVPDDAAINRELTRCQDLIERQKKEEKAKYAKFFK, via the coding sequence ATGAAAGTGGAACCAGTGAGACCTCATGTCTATTTGGATATCTCCATCGGTGCAAGGGATGTTGGCCGTATTGTAATCGAATTATTCGATGATTTAGCACCCAAATCCACTGAgaacttcatcaatttATGTGATGGGGTATCTCTCGATGGCGAGATACTAGGATACAAGAATAATGTTTTTCATAGAGtgatcaagaactttgtcATCCAAGCAGGTGATTTGAAGTATGGGCAATTCTCTTCAGTTGATGCCTattatcaagaagatataGGGAAAGGTAACATATCCACTGTAGATCCTCCCAACATGATAGAGGGCGAAAACTTGTCGGAAGCCCTAGATGCACCATTCAAGGTATGCATGGCTAACAGTGGAGACAAAAATGCAAACGGctctcaattcttcataACTACTTATCCCCTGCCGCATCTTACTGGACGTCACTCAGTCTTTGGAAGAGTGATACATGGGAAATCTGTAGTCAGAGAAGTCGAAAGAGTTAACACAAATAAGGAGAATATCCCTAAAAAGGAAGAGATAGTATTGATCAAGGATTGTGGAAAATGGGATGAAAGCATGCCTGTTCCTATTTTCAACGCCAGCTACGACACCAGAGGTGGAGATATATACGAAGAGTTTCCAGACGACGACGAGCATATAGACAAGGAATCATCAGAATCAGTATATGAAGCTGCTTCCAGGATCAAAGAAAGTGGTACCTTGCTATTTAAAGCTGGAAAAAAACAAGAAGCTTTCTTAAAGTACAGAAAGTGCATGAGATACATTATGGAATACATTCCTGACCAGGATCAAGAGCCTGAATGGTATGAAAAGTACattgatttgaagaagaaagtctacttgaacttgtcttTAGTATGTctccagttgaagaactatGTGAAAGCAGTAGACTATTCGTCGTACTTATTGGAAATGGACAATGCTTCCAGTCAAGAAAAGGCAAAGGCTCACTTCAGAAAGGGATCAGGCTTAatagagttgaagaagaataatttGGCACTTGTAGATCTAGAAGCAGCTAACAAGTTAGTACCTGATGACGCTGCTATCAACAGAGAACTTACCAGATGCCAAGATTTGATAGAACGCCAaaaaaaggaagagaaaGCTAAATACgccaagttcttcaagtag
- the YMC3 gene encoding mitochondrial carrier protein (putative mitochondrial carrier protein~go_component membrane~go_function binding~go_process transport), whose translation MSSNQTVSLSAAGMRALMYQLQSLYLRTPVKLFRPSRFDYLAYVRELANKHDNIHEKPYKFRTHSSIGMLVNVVKKEGWRFIPDQVLPPLVANSATGLILYGTYLTALDRFNSSHTPKADKPRELFYYSPFDTWRAGFIAGAVQSLAAAPVDAIYTRSTAAEMLSGSHQNLWMYGLNKLKEVGLVGVFAGYSFSLVKESLGFAFYFSTFEFVKTQGYTATFKVVNVYRRSKESIKSKLRQYSNMNEEQIDERLLSLERTRTKKILRSTFILVAGASAAFSLLAIQYPITKIQKIHLSRLEALDFYNASATRSYKPSITLYYNSYIDTYNQILRMKTKSKLTWYQMAYKGFVRNALTTIPATSVALLVFEIMRTRLTDDLSEFEILE comes from the coding sequence ATGAGCAGCAACCAAACTGTTTCACTTTCAGCCGCTGGTATGAGAGCTCTTATGTACCAGCTTCAGTCTCTCTACCTAAGAACACCAGTGAAGTTATTTCGTCCTCTGCGATTTGACTATCTAGCCTATGTACGTGAGTTGGCTAACAAACACGATAACATCCACGAGAAACCGTATAAATTCAGAACGCATTCCTCGATAGGAATGCTTGTCAATGTAGTAAAGAAAGAGGGATGGAGATTTATCCCTGATCAGGTGTTGCCTCCTCTTGTAGCCAATTCGGCCACAGGGTTGATATTGTACGGAACTTACTTGACGGCTTTGGATCGATTCAACAGTCTGCATACCCCAAAAGCAGATAAACCCCGAGAATTGTTCTATTACTCCCCATTCGATACATGGAGAGCTGGTTTTATTGCTGGTGCCGTTCAGTCACTCGCAGCAGCACCTGTAGACGCCATATATACTAGACtgacagcagcagaaaTGTTGAGTGGTTCACACCAAAACCTCTGGATGTACGGTTTGAACAAACTTAAAGAAGTCGGATTGGTTGGAGTTTTTGCTGGGTATAGTTTTTCGCTTGTAAAAGAATCGCTTGGATTTGCCTTCTACTTCTCTACCTTTGAGTTCGTCAAGACTCAAGGCTATACAGCAACTTTCAAGGTTGTCAATGTTTATAGACGAAGCAAAGAATCCATCAAAAGCAAGTTACGACAATACTCAAATATGAACGAAGAACAGATAGACGAACGACTATTGAGCTTGGAGCGTACGAGAACCAAAAAGATATTGAGGTCAACCTTTATTCTCGTAGCTGGTGCATCTGCCGCTTTCTCGTTGTTGGCAATACAATACCCAATCACCaagattcagaagattcaTCTTTCTAGACTTGAAGCTCTTGATTTCTACAATGCATCAGCTACGCGTTCATACAAACCCTCCATAACCTTGTACTACAACTCATACATTGATACATATAACCAAATCCTTAGGATGAAGACAAAATCAAAGTTGACTTGGTATCAAATGGCATACAAAGGTTTTGTCCGCAATGCATTGACAACAATACCGGCTACATCCGTGGCCCTCTTGGTTTTTGAAATAATGAGAACCAGATTGACTGACGACTTACTGGAATTCGAAATTTTGGAATAG
- a CDS encoding predicted protein, with translation MLRCNRLVVRSGLRRSYSSISSSKYEVQLFNATENINKLLETHDRSSYILAQYVPEPARNAFLAIRAFNLEINKISDGGSNTGSVASKASSQLSKSMGISTADMKFKFWSDLVARVFTEDPYSEKDIGEPIAILLRDALRNDLNLDVTYFHQFLQTRRQFLKSPTFQTVDDICSYGEGTYSQLNYQTQALLLSPSISPSVISLLEQSTSLQSKVSDIAAHIGQATAVGAMILGMNYYATSRNQVTLPVNLMSKYDLSQESVLKLAQGHVKEKTEVDAIRDKLKNIVYETATTSNDHILTARAKLSQCKQEINEIVRANMHDQLLQKNSKRWRKFMPDVIFTPFMVAIPTTLYLNKLEKHDFDIYHHKMQQKEWRLAWTSFKDYYQRTI, from the coding sequence ATGCTAAGGTGTAACCGTCTAGTTGTGCGATCGGGTTTGCGAAGATCTtactcttcaatttcttcttccaagtacGAAGTGCAGTTGTTTAATGCTACTGAGAATATCAATAAGCTCTTGGAGACCCATGATCGTTCTTCATATATATTAGCACAGTACGTTCCCGAGCCAGCCCGAAACGCCTTCTTGGCTATACGGgctttcaacttggagatCAATAAGATCAGCGATGGTGGCAGCAATACAGGCTCCGTCGCTTCCAAGGCATCTTCACAACTTTCCAAGTCAATGGGAATCTCCACAGCAGAcatgaagttcaagttctggaGTGATTTAGTCGCCAGGGTGTTCACGGAAGACCCATATCTGGAAAAAGACATCGGTGAACCCATAGCCATATTGTTGAGAGATGCATTACGGAACGACTTGAACTTAGACGTTACTTATTTCCATCAATTCCTACAGACTAGAAggcaattcttgaagtccCCGACGTTCCAGACTGTAGACGACATTTGTTCCTACGGTGAAGGAACCTACTCCCAATTGAACTACCAGACTCAAGCTCTATTACTATCTCCGTCCATATCGCCTTCTGTGATTAGTCTTTTGGAACAATCAACATCGTTGCAGTCTAAGGTAAGTGATATCGCTGCACATATCGGGCAAGCCACAGCTGTCGGTGCCATGATCTTGGGAATGAACTACTATGCTACGTCCAGAAACCAGGTCACGTTGCCTGTGAATTTGATGTCCAAGTACGACTTGTCCCAGGAGTCAGTGTTGAAATTGGCCCAAGGACACGTGAAAGAGAAGACAGAGGTAGATGCTATCagagacaagttgaaaaatatcGTTTACGAAACAGCCACAACATCCAATGATCATATCCTTACAGCCAGGGCCAAGTTATCACAATGCAAACAAGAGATCAACGAGATAGTCAGGGCCAACATGCATGACCAATtacttcagaagaactcCAAGCGTTGGCGGAAGTTCATGCCAGATGTAATTTTCACTCCTTTCATGGTAGCCATTCCTACGACGttgtacttgaacaagttaGAGAAACACGACTTTGATATTTACCACCACAAGATGCAGCAGAAGGAATGGCGGTTGGCGTGGACTTCGTTCAAGGACTACTACCAGAGAACGATATAG
- the URA3 gene encoding Orotidine 5'-phosphate decarboxylase (OMP decarboxylase) (OMPDCase) (OMPdecase) (Uridine 5'-monophosphate synthase) (UMP synthase) (PYRF) (go_function orotidine-5'-phosphate decarboxylase activity~go_process 'de novo' pyrimidine base biosynthesis): MVNVQTYTQRAESHQSPVAQRLFKLMDSKKTNLCASVDVKTTSEFLSLIDKLGPYICLVKTHIDIIDDFSYEGTIVPLLELSKKHNFMIFEDRKFADIGNTVKSQYSGGVYKIAQWSDITNAHGVTGSGIVQGLKEAARETTDEPRGLLMLAELSSKGSIAHGKYTEETVEIAKTDKEFVIGFIAQRDMGGQDEGFDWIVMTPGVGLDDKGDSLGQQYRTVDEVVSTGTDIIIVGRGLFGKGRDPDVEGQRYREAGWNAYLKKTSQV; the protein is encoded by the coding sequence ATGGTCAACGTCCAAACCTATACACAAAGGGCCGAGTCTCACCAGTCACCGGTAGCACAGCGTCTCTTCAAATTAATGGACAGCAAGAAAACTAACTTGTGTGCTTCAGTGGATGTGAAAACAACCTCTGAGTTCTTATCTTTGATTGATAAGTTGGGTCCTTACATTTGTTTGGTTAAGACCCATATCGACATTATCGACGATTTTTCGTATGAAGGTACCATTGTTCctttgttggaattgtcCAAGAAGCACAACTTCATGATCTTTGAAGATCGTAAATTCGCAGACATTGGAAACACTGTCAAGTCTCAGTATTCAGGTGGAGTCTACAAGATTGCCCAATGGTCAGATATCACCAATGCTCACGGTGTTACTGGTTCTGGTATTGTTCAGGGATTAAAGGAAGCTGCAAGAGAAACTACCGACGAACCAAGAGGTTTATTGATGCTTGCCGAACTATCTTCTAAGGGCTCGATTGCTCATGGTAAGTATACTGAAGAAACTGTGGAAATCGCCAAAACTGACAAAGAGTTTGTTATTGGGTTCATTGCCCAAAGAGACATGGGTGGACAAGATGAAGGTTTCGATTGGATTGTTATGACTCCTGGTGTCGGTTTGGATGACAAGGGTGACAGTTTAGGTCAACAATATAGAACagtagatgaagttgtttccaCAGGAACCGATATTATCATTGTTGGTAGAGGCTTATTCGGCAAGGGTAGAGATCCTGATGTAGAGGGCCAAAGATACAGAGAAGCTGGATGGAACGcttacttgaagaagacaagcCAAGTGTAA